GGACTTAGGTTGGTGTCCTTACCAtatgtccttttctctctgaactcagctcctgcttttttctcctgtcatcaTCATTGCCGgtgacatttttcccattctcctgctctctgctacttattttgtttgtgttagaagaaggagagctcttctggatgggaggcaatggcttggagggaaggagcatagagggagatTCCACGGTAAACTTCTTCGCAAGAGTGTAGCCAGTCAGTCctgcaaaatggaaacacaaaatataacagaggccacaatgccaacataaagcatcagaagctacagtatttcatgtgagagattccctggaaacttctaaagagctgcacagggaaacatgctcctgccagcagccacttgaggcagaccagggagacaccctgacccacttgcacagagccagcacaggaacagcctggcctctgggctgccctgggacagcagggagcccagaggcctgtgctttccaggaatggctcagctgcacacgcaccctcctgctcctctcccggccccacagctgagcagccctacagctccacggggcactgggagcagcacagctcagtgcagggggcacatgcagggcagaactgttccctggcaatgtgcccaggctctctaggctggcacaagagccttcctcccgccagagagcggcccagctcccgccttacctctttgtgaggctgagccatgctcagccttcaccttgtcctcaattggaagttgcttcaggcaccccatgccacgactaggaaggggggtggagagagcgggggcaggtgcacacccttcctttgcattctgtcctttttggcaCAGCTAAGAAGTCACGTCCGGAGGTGTCcaactcagcactttgtcatctTCCTGCAGGTCATTGAGCCTTCACCAGCCCAAAATGTCGGAGAGGTTTTCCCGCACATGcggaggctggctggcagcatgctTCCTCAGCTTGGCGCCCATCACCTTGTAGAGGGTGCAGGCAAGCTTGGTGACCACAGTGCGGACATTGGCGCTTCGGACAGGCAGCGCCTTGTTCCCCAGGAAGGAccagagcacgggcagggcgtAGCGCTGGACGACTTCGGGGCTCCTGGGATAAACCCATGCCACAAGCGCTGCCGGAAGAGAGACACAAACTTCTTAACCACCAGCCTTAATGCAAACAAGGATCTACCTCTAGTTGTGATTTTGGGAGTCTCTCTGGCtaagatcagtgaaataacagtgagagccccatgatccagaaatgggcaaagcagctgaacatccccaaaacagaaccaccaAGCCCTCAGGACTAATTTCTCCAGATCCGAGCCTTGTACCTGTGGCAGACTTCACACCTTTACTAAATCATTCCACAATCTGTTTCCAGCATGATGAAtgaccaaaatgtcaaattgctgtttatttccatttagaagttgtctaaacccactgctgaaggtttgaaaggcactttagagaggaaattgagagatttctaataaaaaggatgactCCGTTTTTGTGACCTGGCTTAATTAGCAGTGGATTTAGACCCCgctaaagcaaggctataaataaagcaaggctatacactgtcttctctagtatatattgaggttatcatttttccatcccttggctattgctgacatagcaagctcctctgagcaatcaattatcagctgcatttggagcattttgggcAGCACTGACATAGGAAGACCCTGACTGCACACCCTGAAATGCTCAGTCCaatggcacttccacagcacaggcagggagcctcagcactctgcttctgcccctctgcccccaaaggctgccttgcaCAAAATCCGTGCCTCTAACACGTGTGCTGAGTTTTGACCTAAGCTGtgacccccaggcactgcaggcttccgcctcaaaactttccaagagcaaagcaagaattctgtgaggacaaaacaaaccgatcccctgaaacagcatttgccaccattttccctaaaggatcagagctgtccctgagcttccaagagaggagccagcttgggaatttttagcccctccctttcctggaggcagcttctgagatgccccagtgagagctcagccccGAGGCCGAGTGCCGCCCccatctcagatgctgcacacctctgcagcagccagggaaaacctgcccaatacaccttccatgggtattgggcaggagggacaagctcagcacctcctgatttGGAGGAGCCACTCTGGTGTCTATTCACTGGCATTCcctgtaaattctgcctcgGAAGACCTCTTGCCTTAGAAGGGGAGGCCATACCTGAGAGATGCTCCgtgacatccagcagagcttggcccttcagttcactcctgcggtggctgaactctttcatcagggatactttatctacaagggaaacacacatttctgctctctcttctgaggtcataagagaaaggacagtggggagggaaagggcaggggcaactacattttgtaaaagaaaggaaattcctgccgatttttgaatccttttcttctttccttccagcctactTGGGaagattttaaattccaaaagaaaagctctcctgtcactttttaaatccaaagttgtctgctgtaccaggagctatgttaaacatttcacatcaggGACCTCAAGACTTCAATCACACGTaagcagtgaaaaggttttgcatcccagagctttgcagaggtgatcttctccctcccctatggaaaagggtgagaaggctccaaaatgcacacctccattcccacctgaaggataagctgtttttaaattgtcaggttACCTGTGTGGATCTAGGGACAAGACTCCAAGTTACTCATACAAGAGCTATTAGTGCTCAGTGCCTCAGTAGCCTGTGGgtttctgtaacatctgtgaaatcagatcttggcagagagactggaaaatgaactgatttcccaatacttgaccggcgtatgtattttggtttttcttgcGCCTATCTGTCGCAGTTTTGGGGGTCTCGTTTGAATTTAAACACTGTTGCCTGCATTGGCCTGCAAGCCTCGAGTCCTGCCActctaataagccaaggcaagcttttcctggagacagaacgtgtgtgggatgaagtttggtccctcacagggtcacagggctggcagtgacaaagcaggcaatctgcttcattgggaaccactacagagctacaccccagtgtgggtttcagtagcagggtattattaagagctcctttcctgcatgagatacaaaaaggaggtcccaaatgatcttcatgcaagcatgcagtaaagaactgatcctgctgtcctaatgaagctaatgcctatgatgtggagccttccaggaggctgctctgcagaggttctgatgcGCCGCTGTCCCttcatgccaacagcaaagctattCATTTGGGAAGTCAACTGGGGCCCAGGcaaactccaaaaatccctttggccctgaattccagcaaagctgtagtccagcacttcctcttcagacaagcagcacagagccaagggctcctgggacttttgggaaatgctgatGCACATTCAAGCCTGCTGGGGGACTGGTGCGTAAggactgcacctgcacagcttctggtggatgtcagctggaggtttccacagacaacaacagctgtcaaggcactcagcgttctcttgactcgcagaggcagagacacactTGAGGAGAGTCtatgccagggctcagccttacCTAAGTGAGCCATGGATTCTTCCAGCGCTTTCACAGCTGCGGCATAAACCCCGGGGTCCTTTGAGTTTAGGttgtttgttattccttcaaCCAGACAGATGATCACCGGGTTTAAGCCATCTTTCAGGATGCCTACGATTTCAGCCAGCACGTCCAGcgccttctgcttcactttcttgtgcGTATCACCAAGTCTCgggacaaaataatcaaaaatctgtgaagagaacaaacaacatgaaagctggattaaaatgtccttgtttgaggaagggacgcagaagtgagcactcagcaatgtaaaagatgaaagtgatccttcctgtcaggtcagcacttgcttgcacaatttccctgttttcctgtgggccGCTCACTGGAATGGTTGCACAACCTCATGCTggttgaaagattttcatatattttgaagagctttgggtggggacagaatagttcctatggtgtttctctccacatttcagtcattaaattcatcccatttattgATGCAAAACAGTATCTTTGCTTTCGAAGTATGGAACCAGATATTTACAATGCCCCTTTTTCTACGCAGTTGTCTCAAGTTCTGAGGACAGTTACGATTTTGCCAAAACtatggctggaggagatccagattttgttccatctgtctcagaacctgtgtctggagaagtgcagggctctgatcaACTCTTCCAGGATCCAGACCAATTGTCTACCCAGCAggtagacttctgaaatttaatgtgctggaccgctctcattagagcaggttcagtcccttgacagccacattatcaggcaccattttctggacaaagggaaaaagcagctactgggagaaggaagagatctgtccctagccatttccctccttttccaaagagaaaaaagacccCCCAAGAATGGTGAGCACCGTCTTTACCAAGAGGACTAGGGATGCCGATGGAAACGAGTAACCAGAGTTGTGCCTGT
The DNA window shown above is from Corvus hawaiiensis isolate bCorHaw1 chromosome 3, bCorHaw1.pri.cur, whole genome shotgun sequence and carries:
- the LOC125323531 gene encoding TOG array regulator of axonemal microtubules protein 2-like, which produces MKKKGMETQKDEHPSVEKPVKKRSDGSKKPQATLPSSKRVKSTSDGRLLRRPKAQVTLPPAVEETESLQKLYNLLEAKEFKTRMEGVALLLDLCKSSPQLVSTNTVQIFDYFVPRLGDTHKKVKQKALDVLAEIVGILKDGLNPVIICLVEGITNNLNSKDPGVYAAAVKALEESMAHLALVAWVYPRSPEVVQRYALPVLWSFLGNKALPVRSANVRTVVTKLACTLYKVMGAKLRKHAASQPPHVRENLSDILGW